A window of Candidatus Woesearchaeota archaeon genomic DNA:
AGCAAAATAAATTAAATCCAGGTGATCCAGGATATCTTGCTCCTGATGGAAGCTGGGAACAAGAAGATACAACCGCGTATTTCCAGATGACGTATAATCACGATCAAAATCCTCCTACCCTTGTCTTTGATATGGGAACTCCAGAGAGTGGTGGAGTTGCTGTTGTTCACTTTGAAGAAACTGGCCTTGATGTGACGACAGCAGGCGATATGAATTTAGAGATAGAAGGACAGAGATTGCAGATTCAAGATGGTGAAGCGGATCGGCAGCTTGCAGCAATCATAGAATCTGAATTGAGTGTCCCTGTCACGCTTTCGAGTCACGCTCCTTGCGATACTTCTGTAGATATCACTGGTCAAGCAATTGGAAATTCTTACTGTGAAATATTCTCGACACGCATTGATGATGGAACATACAGTGTCAATGACGCAGTCGTGAGCGGTACTGTTCGCGCATCCTGTCCGCTTTCTCTTGGTAATATTAATCCTTCAAAATCACAGTGCGCAACGTATGTTACAGATTACGCAAAAGTTGAAGGAGGAATGTACACGACGTATGGCTCTCAGCAGGATAATTACGCTGTCTATCTTGGGGAATATGGCAGTAGTTGGCAAATGTCTCATAACATCCAAGGTCATGAAGGAACTTCTCTCTACTGGAAAGAGTCTGCTGGTGACATGGCATTTAAAGATTCACGACTCGCAGAACAGGTTGACTATAATTATGATAATTTTGAAGAAGGCGATGTTGTTTTCTTTTATTACACGAAAAGTACTTTTTTGAAAGAAGCATATGAAGAAGGCACTGATGGAAGACAGGCAACGCACAGCGCTCGTGTTGTTGGAAAAGAATCTGAACAATATACAGTTTCTACAGCAGGGACTGATCCTGTTGCGTATCTTCAAAAACAACTTGGAGTGAGCAGTGATTTCCTCAGCGGTTATCCTGTATGGATAAATGGCCAGAGAGCACTTTACAGCAATGGCGCGTATTATTCTTACGACTCTACGAAAGGTGTTGTGGGAAGTCCAATTGTTCTGAATCAAGGAGATCAGGTTGTTGTTGAAAAAACCATGATTGCGCAGATGTATCATGAAGGATCACGAGATAAACAGCCGTTTAAAGTTGTTGATTATGGTACATTCCTTTCAGACAACGCAAAAACTATGTCGCTTTATGAACATGTTCGACCGGACACGGAAAGAACAGAAGAAGCAGCAACCCGTTTTGCAGGGACAACTGCTGTTGCTGTGGATAATGACGAAGATATTGCTGACGCGCTTCGCGCTTCAGGAGTTTCTGAAGAAGATCTTCCAGCAATGGTTGAACTGACGAGAGAAATCAATAACGTTCCAAGCAATTGGAAAGGGAATGGAGATGTTCTTATGCTTCCGAGCGCGAACACCCTTCCTCCAGAAGATACTGTTGTCGTGAATATGGAAAAACGTTGGCTCCCTACTGCAGGAGATATTTATGGCGTTGTTGAAGCATCTTCCAAAGAACGGGTACGTGAATATGGTATTCCTCCTGATGATGTAGATGATCTTACTGAAGCAACGATTGCGCTTGGAATGATCGAATCGTATTGGGGTGAAACACAAAGCACTGGTTCTCAAGTGAAGATGGCTGCTGAATCATTCATTGCAGAAACAGGTATAGGAACAAGTCCGACTCGTTCTTACGGTGTTCTCCAAACACAAGATCAACTTGCGGAAAAAAATGCACAAGAATTAGGTGTTGATGATTACACAGGTCCTGAAGAACTTGTTACTCTTGAAGGAGGAGTTAAACATGGTCAGCGAAATATTGCGCAGGCGTGGGATAGATACGCTGTTGACCATGATGGAAGAGATCTTCCTTATGAAGAAAAATTAGGTATGGTCGCTGCCGCGCATCACATGGGTGAAGACGCTCCAATGGTCGCGGCTGTTCAGTCACAACTTTTAGATTTAGGCTATGGTGAAAAAGATAATGTTGATGGCTTTTATGGGGAAGATACAATTACTACACTTCAGGAATATGCAAAGGATAAAGGAGTCGCATTTGACGCAGAAGCCGCGCGAAATGATTGCGCGTATCTTCACGCGGATTTAAGCAGTTGCACTTCTGGCGCTCTTGAGAATTCCGCAGTTTATACTTTTGCACGCCAAGACTGGAAACAGACAAAAGGTGAAGGCAAAGTAGACCCTCCTTACGCGATTGTTCCTCCAAACAATGGATATGTACAAACAGCAATTAAATATTGCGGGCAGATTACCGCTGTTCAAGGAAGATGCACTTATTCGGTTAGTTAATGAGTTCATTATAGAATTACAATTTTAAAAGCCAGCAATCTTCCCATCGAAGTCGACCATTTCCTTCTACAAGCGCGTCATAAATTTGAAGAACTTCTGGCGCGTAATATTCTGTTTGTTTATTCACAGGAATGTGCGTTGTTCCGCGAAGCACTGCTGTTCTTCCTGCGTTATACGCGGCAGCAGCAAAAATCTTTGCGTAATACGGATTCTCTGTTTCACTCAGAAAAAATTGATGTTCTCCTGCTAATTGTCGTACTCCTTCATTGATATTCCACGCAGGATCAAAGCGTGTATCTTTCTCTTTTAGTCCTTCTTCGATAAGTATTTCAAGATCTTGTTTATAAAGCGCCGCCCATTCTTCTGTCGTCTTTCCATTATATGTTCTTTCCTTGGACGCTCTCGCTTTTACATAAAAAATATAATTTTCTGTCGTATACGATCCTGACCTTGGCATGAGCTGCATTGGACCAACAGCTCCTGTTGATGAAATCAAATCTTCCTGAAAATGGGATTCTTTGATCAGAATTGCTTTCGCGAATCGCCAGTCAAGATTATATTCCTTACTTGCATCCTCGAGAAAAACATCATACTGGCTTTCATTTGGCGCTCGTGGGCAATATGTTGTCATGGTTTCTATTTTGTCAACAACATCTTGAACGGTTGGCACTTGCTTTCTTTGGTGAGCAATATATGCTGTACTCGCAGAGATTCCTACTAGAAAAGAAAGGAACCCCCATACCATGCTTCTTTTTACCATTTTAGAAAGAACAGAATAATCATTTATAAAAGTTACTCCTTATTAGGTACATCAAAAAAGAAGTTCTTTTCCATGAGCTTTATAAAACGAATTTCTCTCCTTCTTGTGATTATGGGTTTAGAAGAAGAGATACAAATTCCTGACTACAAAATCGTTCAGGAAGCAGGAAGAGGAAATTTTGGCATTGTCTATAAGGCGCGAGAAATTTCGTCTGGACGAGATAGGGCAATAAAGATTCTTGATCGCGTTGAAGGGGGCAGAGGAGACGCGGCGTATGCGCTTTTTCGTTCAGAAGGTTTAGAGGAAAACGAATCGCTCGCAGACGCATTTCAGCATGAAAATCTTGTTCGCTTTTACAGGCAGGGTGTTGTTCTTGAGGGAGATTTTACTGGTCAAAAATTCATTGTTCTGGAATGGGTGCAAGGAACGACACTGGAGCATGCGTCAGACTTTTCTCCACGAGAAATAGATGGGGTTATCAAACAAATTTGTCATGGCGTTCAGCATATGCATGAGCGTGGGTATCTT
This region includes:
- a CDS encoding lytic transglycosylase domain-containing protein; translation: MVKRSMVWGFLSFLVGISASTAYIAHQRKQVPTVQDVVDKIETMTTYCPRAPNESQYDVFLEDASKEYNLDWRFAKAILIKESHFQEDLISSTGAVGPMQLMPRSGSYTTENYIFYVKARASKERTYNGKTTEEWAALYKQDLEILIEEGLKEKDTRFDPAWNINEGVRQLAGEHQFFLSETENPYYAKIFAAAAYNAGRTAVLRGTTHIPVNKQTEYYAPEVLQIYDALVEGNGRLRWEDCWLLKL